AAAATCTGATCTGGTAAATTACAACCCGATCACCGAAAAGCATCTCAATACCGGCATGACGGTTGGTGAACTGGCTGCTGCTGCCTTGCAGTACAGCGATAATACCGCCATGAATAAACTGATCGGGCAGCTTGGCGGCCCGCAGAAAGTCACGGAATATGCCCGTACGCTCGGCGATAAAACGTTCCGTCTGGATCGCACTGAACCGACGCTGAACACTGCCATTCCGGGCGATGACCGCGACACCACCTCACCGCGTGCCATGGCATTGAGTCTGCAACATGTCGCGCTGGGCAGTGCGCTGGCTGAACCGCAACGTGCGCAACTGGTGGAATGGATGAAAGGCAACACCACCGGCGCGATGAGTATCCGCGCAGGGCTGCCTGCGACCTGGGTCGTCGGCGATAAAACCGGCAGCGGCGATTACGGCACAACCAATGATATCGCGGTGATCTGGCCGGATAATAAGGCGCCGCTGATCCTGATTACCTATTTCACTCAGCCGGAGAAAGACGCGAAATCCCGTCGTGATGTGCTGGCTTCCGCTGCCAAAATTGTCACGCAGGGATATTGATTGCTGAAACC
This genomic interval from Rahnella aquatilis CIP 78.65 = ATCC 33071 contains the following:
- the blaRAHN gene encoding RAHN family extended-spectrum class A beta-lactamase, with protein sequence MMKNTLRKTVLMAAAVVPMLAFSAASWAQTATKMTSVQQQLAALEKDSGGRLGVMLINTEDNSQIAYRADERFAMCSTSKFMAASAILKQSETQTELLNRHVSLKKSDLVNYNPITEKHLNTGMTVGELAAAALQYSDNTAMNKLIGQLGGPQKVTEYARTLGDKTFRLDRTEPTLNTAIPGDDRDTTSPRAMALSLQHVALGSALAEPQRAQLVEWMKGNTTGAMSIRAGLPATWVVGDKTGSGDYGTTNDIAVIWPDNKAPLILITYFTQPEKDAKSRRDVLASAAKIVTQGY